A window of Bacillus sp. BGMRC 2118 genomic DNA:
TGAACATGCGGATGATCATACGGTATTCTTTCCAATGCTTCATCGACTAAAACAATATGACACTTCGGATCAGCTGTTAATACCTCATCTATCGCTTCTCTTGTCCGTTTTGACCAGTCAATGTATAGGTAGTGACCCTTTTTTTGATAATCCATTCTTCCTTCCTCCCGTGCATGCTTGTATTCAATAACCGAGCTTTGCATCTTTCCAATAAAGATTGTTAACAGCAAAATACCATATATAAAAAAGAACATCCCGATAATGCGGCCCAGCGTAGAGGTTGGATAATAGTCTCCATAACCGACTGTTGTTGCTGTTGTCATTGTGTACCAAAAGGCATCAAAAAAAGTAGGAAACGTATCGGGCTCTACCATGTGAAACAGACCAGCTGACAATGATAAAATGATAAATGTAAAAATAAAGACAGTGACAAAACGTAAATTCATCACCTGCTGCCAAAACCTTGCAAAGAAAAACAAACGAACTCCTCCTTACTTTTTTATTCCAATGGGTAGGAAATAACTCAAATTGTTTGTGATTTGATGGCCAACTCTAAAGCCAATGCTGCTGGCTGTACCGTTTAATAAAAAGCTACCTACCATAATATGACCTTCTGTTAATCCATTAACACTTTTAAAGGTAGTCTTCGGCAAATCAACATATTGCTGATAGACAGATAAGTAGTGCGTATAGCTTTTTTGTAATTCCTCTTCAACCATCACTCCACTACCATCAAAGATTTCAACCGTATCACCCTCGCGTCCAAAAATCGGCTTCTTTACAAACTTCCTTTTATCTTTCAAAAATGGTTCAGGCTCAAGGTAGGTTGGTAAAAAGTGCTTCTCAATCCAGCCATGTTCTTCTTCGGTAAAGAAGGGTGAACCCTCCTCATGCAGTCCCCATATGACAGACATGACCGCTTTATTTTGCAGAAGAAATGCACTTGGAGGATTAATCACTGCAAGCTTTTTGTCAGCTACTAAATCCATCAACTGCTGGCCGATTTTCTCATGTGTATCATTATCTTCATCTAATAGTAGGCTCTCAATCGGAAATGTTTGTCGATATAAGACATCAATTGGCTGACCATTGTTATCAAGCAATACCTCTCCTTTTACAATGGTTAACTCATGAAGTGGTACATATTTTGCTTCAAAACCAGATAGCTCCATTAAGTAAAGCAACGTATTTCGATCCTCTACATGGTCGAAATGCGAGGTAAACACAATATTAGGGAAGTGAGAGGTGTTAAGTAATTTGTAGGAATCCTTGATTGCCTGCTGCACGGCTTTCTTTAAAACCTCTTCTTCATACGCATTAGGATCTTCATACTGAAGCTCTTCACAAACTTTTCCGTTCATTTTAAATAGCTCATAGATAAAAGTAGGAGTATCTGCATTAAATTCTAGTAGTTTATGAGTACCATCAACGAAAACAGAATCAAAGCGTCCTATTACGGTTTCGGAGG
This region includes:
- a CDS encoding glutathionylspermidine synthase family protein, which codes for MNRDEHIKKREAFYNQSPEFWADLYGQEYGLYDVHLVDDEFVQGTKEFANKMGQLFFKTAQLLRSETIGEETFLEMGYPKETISFMRQIGITSETVIGRFDSVFVDGTHKLLEFNADTPTFIYELFKMNGKVCEELQYEDPNAYEEEVLKKAVQQAIKDSYKLLNTSHFPNIVFTSHFDHVEDRNTLLYLMELSGFEAKYVPLHELTIVKGEVLLDNNGQPIDVLYRQTFPIESLLLDEDNDTHEKIGQQLMDLVADKKLAVINPPSAFLLQNKAVMSVIWGLHEEGSPFFTEEEHGWIEKHFLPTYLEPEPFLKDKRKFVKKPIFGREGDTVEIFDGSGVMVEEELQKSYTHYLSVYQQYVDLPKTTFKSVNGLTEGHIMVGSFLLNGTASSIGFRVGHQITNNLSYFLPIGIKK